One Methylomonas sp. LL1 DNA window includes the following coding sequences:
- a CDS encoding sensor domain-containing protein: MFDWLLDLFNGSNSFMPHGACYLWQPSVLWLHVISDSLIVLAYYSIPFALLYFVYKRTDLVYRWVFVLFGAFILLCGTTHLMSIWTIWHPAYWLDGSIKLVTALVSIVTAILIWPLIPELLQLPSPKALKTSETYMRAIFNATPDAMLISNQQGVITMINHQCELLLGYSADELVGQTIELLVPERYRAAHPALREQFAVTPMTREMGSGRTVVALKKDNTEFDVEISLSPIRTEQGLFFASALRDITQRKKMEDALRASEERFRRMSDVSPAMIWITDVNGNPSFVNQTWLNFTGLGIEQAITHDGWTNLIHPDDRASVFSEYYKNIFDHKPIMTEYRMRRAQGDWRWILDQGVPIHDENGEFGGYVGSAIDITERKQAEAEFRIAATAFESQEAMVITDANAVILRVNKTFTDSTGYSAEEAVGQKMNILKSGRHDDSFYAAMWESLNRYGTWQGEIWDKRKNGQIYPKWLTITAVKDDTGMVTHYVGTHIDISDRKAAEDEIKSLAFYDPLTKLPNRRLLRDRMHQMLVTHARSKMVGALLFLDLDNFKTLNDSLGHDKGDRLLQQVAMRLVASVRECDTVARLGGDEFVIMLEDLSQNVSEAAVQTEIVGEKILAQLNKTYQLDGYEHHSTPSIGATLFVNQETSIDELLKQADIAMYQAKAAGRNTLRFFDPTMQKSILARADLEKALHDGLREKQFHLYYQPQVDDQGRIKGAEALLRWRHPLRGMVSPSEFIPLAEETGLILPLGRWVLETACAQLVEWSSRPAFSHLTIAVNVSIRQFRQPDFAHQVFAVLAESGAAPEKLKLELTESLLATDVEDIIVKMTELKNKGVTFALDDFGTGYSSLYYLKQLPLDQLKIDQSFVREILINANDAAIAKMIIALAESIKLEVIAEGVETCFQKDFLESLGCLNYQGFLLGKPVSIEQFEAMLKA; encoded by the coding sequence ATGTTTGATTGGTTACTCGATTTATTCAACGGCTCAAACAGTTTTATGCCGCACGGTGCTTGTTATCTGTGGCAGCCATCCGTTTTATGGTTGCACGTGATCAGCGATAGCCTGATTGTGCTGGCCTATTATTCTATTCCTTTTGCCTTGTTGTATTTCGTTTATAAGCGCACCGATCTGGTTTATCGCTGGGTATTCGTGTTGTTCGGCGCTTTTATTCTGTTGTGCGGCACCACGCATTTGATGAGTATTTGGACGATTTGGCATCCGGCTTATTGGCTGGATGGATCGATCAAGCTGGTTACCGCGCTGGTTTCGATAGTCACCGCGATACTGATTTGGCCGCTGATTCCGGAATTGCTGCAATTGCCAAGTCCCAAGGCATTGAAAACCAGCGAAACTTATATGCGCGCGATATTCAACGCCACGCCCGACGCGATGTTGATCAGCAATCAACAAGGCGTTATTACCATGATCAACCATCAATGCGAGCTGTTGCTAGGCTATTCCGCCGATGAGCTGGTCGGACAGACGATAGAGCTGTTGGTGCCGGAGCGCTATCGCGCGGCTCATCCGGCCTTGCGCGAGCAGTTTGCCGTCACGCCGATGACCAGGGAGATGGGAAGCGGGCGGACGGTGGTGGCCTTAAAAAAAGATAACACCGAATTCGATGTGGAGATTAGTCTGAGTCCGATTCGGACCGAGCAAGGCTTGTTCTTTGCCAGCGCCTTGCGCGACATTACCCAACGGAAAAAAATGGAAGATGCCTTGCGCGCCAGCGAGGAGCGATTCCGGCGCATGTCCGATGTGTCGCCGGCCATGATTTGGATTACCGATGTCAACGGCAATCCGTCCTTCGTCAATCAAACCTGGCTGAATTTCACCGGTCTTGGCATCGAGCAAGCCATTACCCACGACGGCTGGACTAATCTGATACATCCGGATGACAGGGCCAGCGTGTTTTCCGAATATTACAAGAATATTTTCGACCATAAGCCGATCATGACCGAATACCGGATGCGGCGGGCTCAAGGCGATTGGCGCTGGATACTCGATCAGGGCGTGCCGATTCACGACGAAAACGGCGAATTCGGCGGTTACGTGGGATCGGCTATCGATATTACCGAGCGCAAACAGGCCGAGGCCGAGTTCAGGATTGCGGCGACAGCTTTTGAATCGCAGGAGGCCATGGTGATTACCGATGCCAATGCGGTGATCTTGCGCGTCAATAAAACCTTCACCGACTCCACCGGCTATTCGGCGGAGGAAGCGGTCGGCCAAAAAATGAACATCCTGAAATCCGGACGGCACGATGACAGTTTTTATGCCGCGATGTGGGAAAGCCTGAATCGCTACGGAACCTGGCAAGGGGAAATCTGGGATAAACGCAAAAACGGCCAGATTTATCCCAAGTGGTTGACCATCACCGCGGTCAAGGACGACACCGGAATGGTGACGCACTACGTCGGCACCCACATCGACATCAGCGATCGCAAGGCGGCCGAGGATGAGATCAAAAGTCTGGCTTTTTATGATCCCTTGACCAAATTGCCCAATCGGCGTTTGTTGCGGGACCGGATGCATCAAATGCTGGTGACTCATGCCCGCAGCAAAATGGTTGGGGCTTTGTTGTTTCTGGACCTGGATAATTTCAAGACTCTGAACGATAGCCTGGGCCATGATAAGGGCGACAGGCTGTTGCAACAGGTCGCCATGCGGCTGGTTGCCAGCGTGCGCGAATGCGACACCGTGGCGCGCCTGGGGGGAGACGAATTCGTCATCATGCTGGAAGATCTCAGCCAGAATGTCTCCGAAGCGGCGGTTCAGACCGAAATTGTCGGCGAGAAAATCCTGGCCCAACTGAACAAGACCTATCAGTTGGATGGCTATGAGCACCACAGCACGCCCAGCATAGGGGCGACATTATTTGTTAACCAGGAAACTTCGATAGACGAGCTGCTAAAACAGGCCGACATTGCGATGTACCAAGCCAAGGCGGCGGGCCGTAACACGCTGCGTTTTTTCGACCCGACCATGCAGAAGTCTATTTTAGCCCGCGCCGACCTGGAAAAGGCCTTGCACGATGGCCTGCGGGAAAAGCAGTTCCATCTGTATTATCAGCCTCAGGTGGACGATCAAGGCCGAATCAAGGGGGCGGAGGCCCTGCTGCGCTGGCGGCATCCGTTGCGCGGGATGGTGTCGCCGAGCGAGTTTATTCCGCTGGCGGAAGAAACGGGGCTAATCCTGCCGTTGGGGCGCTGGGTGTTGGAAACAGCTTGCGCGCAATTGGTGGAATGGTCCTCGCGGCCGGCGTTTTCGCATTTGACCATCGCCGTCAATGTTAGCATACGCCAGTTCCGCCAGCCGGACTTTGCTCATCAGGTATTCGCCGTATTGGCCGAATCGGGCGCGGCTCCGGAAAAGCTCAAACTGGAACTGACCGAAAGTTTATTGGCAACCGATGTGGAAGACATTATCGTCAAAATGACCGAGCTGAAGAACAAGGGCGTGACTTTTGCGTTGGACGACTTCGGTACCGGCTATTCTTCGCTGTACTATTTGAAGCAGTTGCCGCTGGATCAATTAAAAATCGATCAAAGTTTTGTCAGGGAGATTTTGATCAACGCCAACGATGCCGCCATCGCCAAGATGATCATCGCGCTGGCCGAGAGTATCAAGCTGGAAGTCATCGCCGAAGGCGTTGAAACCTGTTTTCAGAAGGATTTTCTCGAGAGCCTGGGCTGTCTGAATTACCAAGGGTTTTTGCTGGGTAAACCGGTCTCGATCGAACAATTCGAAGCCATGCTGAAAGCTTAG
- a CDS encoding efflux RND transporter periplasmic adaptor subunit → MTHYKLAATAFLILAGTAGTTLYLRNGKSEASTLTLYGNIDIRQVELSFHDPEHIAQILVKEGERVSQGQLLAVQALERFGYARDQAAARLEVQQHVLDKLLHGSRPQEIGKAGSDVKGAQAAVTLAQKELGRLQHLAERKLTSAESVDKAKAQYDGARENLQALKEQYALTSIGPRREDIQAAQAQLKADQAALQLANQSWQDAHLHAPRDGIIQNRILEPGDMANAQTPVLTLALTDPVWVRTYVPETELGKLRQGMPAVINSDSFPGKTYHGWVGYLSPTAEFTPKSVETSELRTSLVYQARIYACNADEQLRLGMPVTVRIDTLQAPSNPPACPGVS, encoded by the coding sequence ATGACTCACTATAAATTAGCGGCAACGGCTTTTCTGATTCTGGCGGGGACGGCCGGAACCACCCTCTACCTGCGCAACGGCAAATCCGAAGCCTCCACGCTGACACTTTACGGCAATATCGACATCCGCCAAGTGGAACTCAGCTTTCACGATCCCGAGCATATCGCGCAAATTTTGGTCAAGGAAGGCGAGCGGGTCAGCCAAGGCCAGTTATTGGCGGTACAAGCGTTGGAACGTTTTGGATATGCCCGCGACCAGGCCGCCGCCCGACTGGAAGTGCAGCAGCATGTACTCGACAAACTGTTACATGGATCAAGGCCGCAGGAAATCGGCAAGGCCGGCAGCGATGTCAAGGGCGCGCAAGCGGCGGTGACCCTGGCCCAAAAGGAACTGGGCCGTTTGCAACATCTGGCCGAGCGCAAACTAACCTCCGCCGAGTCGGTGGACAAGGCCAAGGCCCAATACGACGGCGCGCGGGAAAATCTGCAAGCCCTGAAGGAGCAATACGCCTTGACCAGCATCGGCCCGCGCCGAGAGGACATTCAGGCCGCCCAGGCCCAACTGAAAGCCGACCAAGCCGCTTTGCAACTGGCAAACCAATCCTGGCAAGATGCGCATCTCCATGCACCGCGAGACGGCATCATACAAAACCGCATTCTGGAGCCGGGCGACATGGCCAACGCCCAAACCCCGGTATTGACGCTGGCGCTGACCGATCCGGTCTGGGTCAGAACCTATGTCCCCGAAACCGAACTGGGCAAACTGCGCCAAGGCATGCCGGCCGTCATCAACAGCGACAGTTTTCCCGGCAAGACCTATCATGGTTGGGTGGGCTATCTCTCGCCCACCGCCGAATTCACCCCCAAATCGGTGGAAACCAGCGAATTGCGCACCAGTCTGGTCTATCAAGCGCGGATCTACGCCTGCAATGCCGATGAGCAATTGCGCCTGGGGATGCCGGTAACGGTACGCATCGACACCCTGCAAGCCCCGTCTAACCCTCCGGCCTGTCCCGGCGTATCGTGA
- a CDS encoding ATP-binding cassette domain-containing protein: MNQATELALKFEAVGKSFKTGRRQVQALRDLNLCLQGGGVTALVGPDGAGKTTLLRLAAGLLLPDSGRVESFGLNTIEAGPRLHLQTGYMPQRFGLYEDLSVLENLNLYADLYGISEIDRQTRFAELMRLTGLAKFNDRLSGRLSGGMKQKLGLACTLVNRPRLLLLDEPSVGVDPLSRRELWHIISSLVADFGATVLLSTAYMDEAERCDHVVLLDQGRILKQGAPADFHRLAAGCSYKVSSPILNNRQIRQRMAELADVIDAVVQGEGVRVVLRSAVKIHWQNYFSPADEVIGVPLPPRLEDAFIGILREHNGEKMLPEHVCPIPDSEKTQTRPVIEVDAVERWFGDFQAVKKLTFQVQHGEIFGLLGANGAGKTTTFRMLCGLLPASNGKLKVAGVDFSQAPAQARARLGYMSQKFSLYGQLSVRQNLEFFSHAYGLRKRWRQERIAWALQQFDLQPFADNDSSDLPLGYKQRLALACALMHEPQILFLDEPTSGIDPLARREFWTRINQLAAQGVTILVTTHFMEEAEYCDRLLIMREGDILAAGTPAQIKQRSQGDASQAPVDSMEEAFIRLVESSGASD; this comes from the coding sequence GTGAACCAAGCAACCGAGCTCGCATTAAAGTTCGAAGCGGTCGGCAAATCCTTCAAAACAGGCCGCCGCCAGGTCCAAGCCCTGCGGGACTTAAACCTGTGCCTGCAAGGCGGCGGAGTTACGGCGCTGGTTGGTCCGGATGGCGCCGGCAAAACCACGCTGTTGCGGTTGGCCGCCGGCTTGCTGTTGCCGGATAGCGGCCGGGTCGAAAGTTTTGGTTTGAACACAATCGAGGCCGGCCCGCGCCTGCATCTGCAAACCGGTTACATGCCGCAACGTTTCGGCCTGTACGAAGACCTCAGCGTACTGGAAAACCTGAATCTGTATGCCGACCTGTACGGCATCTCCGAAATCGATAGGCAAACCCGCTTCGCCGAATTAATGCGGCTGACCGGGCTGGCCAAATTCAATGACCGCCTGTCCGGCCGTCTGTCCGGCGGCATGAAGCAGAAACTGGGATTGGCCTGCACGCTGGTCAACCGGCCTCGCCTATTGCTGCTGGACGAACCGTCGGTCGGAGTCGATCCGCTGTCGCGCCGCGAACTATGGCACATCATCAGCAGCTTGGTGGCCGACTTCGGCGCCACGGTGCTGCTCAGCACGGCTTACATGGACGAGGCCGAACGTTGCGACCATGTGGTGTTGCTGGATCAAGGCAGAATCCTAAAACAAGGCGCGCCCGCCGACTTCCATCGATTGGCCGCCGGTTGTAGCTACAAGGTGTCCAGCCCTATTCTGAACAACCGCCAAATCCGCCAGCGGATGGCGGAGCTTGCCGATGTGATCGACGCCGTGGTGCAAGGCGAAGGAGTGCGCGTGGTGTTGCGATCGGCCGTCAAAATCCATTGGCAAAACTATTTCAGCCCCGCCGACGAGGTAATCGGCGTTCCGTTACCGCCGCGTCTGGAGGATGCGTTTATCGGCATTTTACGGGAACACAACGGTGAAAAAATGCTCCCGGAACATGTTTGCCCCATCCCGGACAGCGAGAAAACGCAAACCAGGCCTGTGATCGAAGTCGATGCGGTGGAGCGCTGGTTCGGTGATTTTCAGGCGGTCAAAAAACTAACTTTTCAAGTGCAACATGGCGAGATTTTCGGCCTCCTGGGCGCCAACGGCGCCGGCAAGACCACCACCTTCAGAATGCTGTGCGGTTTACTGCCGGCCAGCAACGGCAAGCTGAAAGTCGCCGGCGTGGACTTTAGCCAAGCCCCGGCCCAAGCACGCGCTCGATTGGGCTATATGTCGCAAAAATTCTCCTTGTACGGCCAGCTTTCGGTGCGGCAGAACCTGGAGTTTTTCAGCCATGCCTACGGCTTGCGCAAGCGCTGGCGGCAAGAAAGGATAGCCTGGGCTCTGCAACAGTTCGATTTGCAGCCCTTTGCCGACAACGACAGTTCGGATTTACCACTGGGTTACAAACAACGGCTGGCGCTGGCTTGCGCCTTGATGCACGAACCGCAAATCCTGTTTTTGGACGAACCTACTTCCGGCATCGATCCGTTGGCCCGCCGTGAATTTTGGACCCGCATCAATCAGTTGGCGGCCCAAGGCGTCACCATTTTAGTGACCACCCATTTCATGGAAGAAGCCGAATATTGCGACCGTTTGTTGATCATGCGCGAAGGCGACATCCTGGCCGCAGGCACCCCGGCGCAAATCAAACAACGCAGCCAGGGCGATGCCAGTCAAGCTCCGGTCGACAGCATGGAGGAAGCCTTCATCCGGCTGGTCGAATCCAGTGGAGCGTCTGACTGA
- a CDS encoding ABC transporter permease, with protein sequence MRVTHQRLRGLIRKEFLQVLRDPSSLAIAFAMPVFLLLLFGYGVSLDAKHMPLGLVVEKPTAETREFTGGFEQSEYFESYYFSDMPTASRALEMRQINAIIHLQADFERRLYQREPAPIQVIVDGVDANTARLLSGYIQGVWDKWINRRGEIRGLRSMRAVRLETRVWYNSALRSRNFLVPGLIAVIMTLIGALLTALVVAREWERGTMEALIATPVSVRQVLLGKLVPYYLLGMGGMLLSIAMAVWLFEVPLLGSLWVLLVCGSLFLLVALGMGLLISIAAKNQFVAGQIAITVTFLPAFLLSGFIFNIDSMPAAVQLFTHLVAARYFVAILQTVFLAGNVWEVIIPNALALSLMAAIFLALALWHAPRRLE encoded by the coding sequence ATGCGGGTTACCCACCAACGCCTGCGGGGACTGATACGCAAGGAATTTTTACAGGTACTGCGCGACCCCAGCAGCCTGGCAATCGCCTTTGCGATGCCGGTATTTTTATTGCTGCTGTTCGGTTACGGCGTCTCCCTGGATGCCAAGCATATGCCGCTGGGCTTGGTGGTGGAAAAACCGACGGCGGAGACCCGCGAGTTTACCGGCGGCTTCGAGCAGTCCGAGTATTTCGAGAGTTATTATTTTAGCGACATGCCGACGGCCAGCCGCGCACTGGAAATGCGGCAAATCAACGCCATCATCCACTTACAAGCCGATTTCGAGCGGCGCCTGTACCAGCGGGAACCGGCGCCGATTCAGGTCATCGTCGACGGTGTCGACGCCAACACCGCCCGTCTGCTCAGCGGCTACATTCAGGGCGTTTGGGACAAATGGATCAACCGGCGAGGCGAAATTCGCGGCCTAAGATCCATGCGGGCGGTACGACTGGAAACACGGGTCTGGTACAACAGCGCCTTGCGCAGCCGGAATTTTCTGGTACCCGGCCTAATCGCGGTGATCATGACACTAATAGGCGCCTTGCTGACCGCGCTAGTGGTGGCGCGGGAATGGGAACGAGGCACCATGGAGGCGCTGATCGCAACGCCGGTCAGCGTGCGCCAAGTCTTGCTGGGCAAGTTGGTTCCGTATTACTTGCTGGGCATGGGGGGCATGTTGCTATCGATCGCAATGGCGGTATGGTTGTTCGAAGTGCCTTTGCTGGGTTCGCTGTGGGTATTGCTGGTTTGCGGCTCGCTGTTTTTACTGGTGGCGCTGGGCATGGGTCTATTGATCTCGATTGCGGCCAAGAATCAATTCGTCGCCGGCCAGATCGCCATCACCGTCACCTTTCTACCGGCATTTTTGCTGTCCGGCTTTATTTTCAATATCGACAGCATGCCGGCGGCGGTACAACTGTTTACCCATCTGGTCGCCGCCCGCTACTTCGTGGCGATTTTGCAAACCGTGTTCCTGGCCGGTAATGTCTGGGAAGTGATCATCCCCAATGCGCTGGCTCTGAGCTTGATGGCCGCGATATTCCTGGCGCTGGCTCTCTGGCACGCGCCGCGCCGGCTGGAATAA
- a CDS encoding ABC transporter permease, with amino-acid sequence MWLRIHALLIKEFLNLVKDKKSRFVLIVPPMVQLFVFGYAATFDLNQVPIAIYNQDAGIASRDLIARFNGAPAFREVLRIGHQAQIAEALDSKQVLLVLHIDRHFSRDLLSGRQPAMVQILLDGRDSNTAQIALGYAQSVLSDFNMNWARERHIPLAPATLQTRAWFNPNLESRWFIVPGIVGLMTLVVTMIVTALSVAREREQGTFDQLLVTPFTPTEILIGKAIPGLIIGVLEATFGIVMALFWFQVPLLGSLAALYLGIVLYVFSVIGVGLMISSMSVTQQQGLLGGFLVIVPAVILSGYATPIANMPEFVQTLTLINPLRYFLVIIRGVFLQGLDSAALFDQYWPLLIIGVLSLGCAGWLFRRRLY; translated from the coding sequence ATGTGGTTGCGCATCCATGCCTTGTTAATCAAGGAATTCCTAAATCTGGTCAAGGACAAGAAAAGCCGCTTCGTGCTGATCGTACCGCCCATGGTGCAGTTGTTCGTGTTCGGCTATGCGGCGACTTTCGATCTTAATCAAGTACCGATCGCGATTTATAACCAAGACGCCGGCATCGCCTCGCGCGATTTGATCGCCCGCTTCAATGGCGCGCCAGCCTTCCGAGAAGTGCTGCGCATCGGGCACCAGGCCCAAATCGCCGAAGCCTTGGACAGTAAACAAGTCTTACTGGTGCTGCATATCGACCGGCATTTCAGCCGCGATCTATTGAGCGGGCGCCAGCCGGCGATGGTGCAAATCCTGCTGGACGGCAGGGACTCCAATACCGCGCAGATCGCGCTGGGTTATGCGCAATCGGTACTGAGCGACTTCAATATGAACTGGGCGAGGGAAAGGCACATCCCGCTAGCGCCGGCGACATTGCAAACCCGCGCCTGGTTCAATCCGAACCTGGAAAGCCGCTGGTTCATCGTGCCCGGCATCGTCGGACTGATGACGCTGGTGGTAACCATGATCGTCACCGCGCTATCGGTGGCACGCGAGCGCGAGCAAGGCACCTTCGATCAATTGCTGGTAACTCCGTTTACGCCAACCGAAATCCTGATCGGCAAGGCGATACCCGGTCTTATCATCGGCGTGCTCGAAGCCACGTTCGGTATCGTCATGGCGCTATTCTGGTTTCAGGTACCCTTGCTCGGCAGTCTGGCGGCCTTGTATCTGGGCATCGTGCTATACGTGTTCTCGGTAATCGGCGTGGGGCTGATGATCTCGTCCATGTCGGTCACCCAGCAGCAAGGCTTGCTCGGCGGTTTTCTGGTGATAGTGCCGGCGGTGATTCTGTCGGGCTACGCTACCCCCATCGCCAACATGCCGGAATTTGTGCAAACCCTAACCCTGATCAACCCCTTACGTTACTTCCTGGTCATCATCCGAGGCGTATTCCTGCAAGGCCTGGACAGCGCCGCGCTCTTCGACCAGTATTGGCCGCTGCTGATCATCGGCGTGCTATCGCTCGGTTGCGCGGGCTGGTTGTTCCGCCGGCGCTTGTATTGA
- a CDS encoding ATP-binding protein: MTTHRRLWPRSLRWQFLIAAGVLALLILAGGLTAVYALRTSAASVRLLAEDRLVRMQEAQDLVQRTLLIERESYQLASADSLARMRASYAGIVEQMDLFDDLVERLAAAGNDAVILELHQASQLFRNTANVVAQLRESGLQAEASLPSAGQRTSSGRQVLERAFDDELSRQASAMVLSAQVLNSQFSVAYRRVVRELADASRRNERWVEILLAGSLLLAWLVAQTFLGRHVLTRLQYVSRNLREGNGAAIVPRANDDEIDEMAHAVEQFQEDRRQLARRGRELLQARDAAEAANKAKSVFLANMSHELRTPMNAILGFSAMMRRDPQLTLNQRENLDIINRSGEHLLNLINDVLEMAKIEAGRMQLEITPFDLGGLVQEVTEMMKIRAQEKGLQLRLEQSAEFPRYIRSDKSRIRQILINLINNAVKFTEQGEITVRLGVKDNARRHLLVEIEDSGPGIALEDQPRMFEPFVQLGNTDVRRGTGLGLTISRQFVQMMGGNIAVESRLGKGSLFRIDLPVEAASSVDILGRETGKPGEVAGLAPGQPRYRIMIVEDQRENQLLLSRLMTDLGLEVKIAGNGEQCLTLFQGWRPDLIWMDRQMPLMDGIEATRRLRRLPEGQTVKIVAVTASAFKEQQQEMLDAGMDDFVSKPYRFDEIYDCLARQLGLKYIYQGDAPAGASLPVMPADLAALPATLRQELRNASVSLDCKRIAKVIAQIEETDSTLGCALSRLADYFDYQKILKLLDEADEIRPSEPF, translated from the coding sequence ATGACAACTCACCGCCGCTTATGGCCGAGGTCCTTGCGCTGGCAGTTCCTGATCGCGGCGGGCGTATTGGCATTGTTGATATTGGCCGGTGGGCTGACAGCGGTTTACGCACTGCGGACCTCGGCCGCCAGCGTCCGGCTACTGGCCGAAGACCGTCTGGTCCGCATGCAGGAAGCACAGGATTTGGTTCAACGCACCTTGCTGATCGAACGCGAGTCCTATCAACTGGCGAGCGCCGATTCGCTAGCCAGGATGCGCGCAAGCTATGCCGGCATCGTCGAACAGATGGATCTATTCGACGACCTGGTGGAGCGGCTCGCCGCCGCCGGCAACGATGCGGTGATACTCGAATTGCATCAGGCTAGCCAATTGTTTCGCAATACGGCCAACGTCGTGGCGCAATTGCGGGAGAGCGGATTGCAGGCCGAAGCGTCCTTGCCGTCCGCCGGCCAACGCACCTCATCCGGGCGGCAAGTGTTGGAACGGGCGTTTGACGACGAACTTAGCCGCCAGGCCAGCGCGATGGTGCTTTCGGCGCAGGTGCTGAATTCCCAATTCAGCGTGGCGTATCGTAGAGTCGTGCGAGAACTGGCGGACGCTTCGCGAAGAAACGAACGTTGGGTGGAGATATTGCTGGCCGGCAGTTTACTGCTGGCATGGCTGGTTGCTCAGACATTTCTTGGGCGGCATGTTTTGACCCGTCTCCAGTATGTCAGCCGCAACCTGCGGGAGGGTAACGGCGCTGCTATCGTGCCGCGAGCGAATGACGACGAGATCGACGAAATGGCGCATGCCGTCGAGCAGTTTCAGGAAGATAGACGGCAACTGGCGCGGCGCGGCCGAGAGTTGCTGCAGGCCCGCGATGCCGCCGAAGCGGCCAACAAGGCCAAAAGTGTGTTCCTGGCCAACATGAGCCACGAACTGCGGACTCCGATGAATGCCATTCTCGGTTTCTCGGCCATGATGCGCCGCGACCCGCAATTGACTCTAAACCAGCGCGAGAATCTGGACATCATCAACCGTAGCGGCGAACACCTGCTGAATCTGATCAACGACGTGTTGGAAATGGCCAAGATCGAAGCTGGGCGAATGCAACTGGAAATTACGCCATTCGATTTGGGCGGCCTGGTACAGGAGGTTACCGAGATGATGAAAATCCGCGCCCAGGAAAAAGGCTTGCAGTTGCGGCTAGAGCAGTCGGCGGAATTCCCACGCTATATCAGGAGTGACAAGTCTCGAATACGGCAAATCCTGATCAATCTGATCAACAACGCGGTGAAGTTCACCGAACAGGGCGAAATCACCGTGCGATTGGGTGTCAAGGATAATGCCCGACGCCATTTACTGGTCGAAATCGAAGACTCCGGCCCCGGCATTGCCTTGGAAGACCAGCCCCGCATGTTCGAACCCTTCGTGCAACTCGGGAATACAGACGTTCGACGAGGCACTGGCCTGGGGTTGACCATCAGCCGCCAATTCGTGCAGATGATGGGCGGCAACATTGCCGTCGAAAGCCGGTTAGGCAAGGGTTCTTTGTTTCGGATCGATCTGCCGGTGGAAGCGGCAAGTTCTGTCGACATTCTCGGACGCGAGACCGGCAAACCAGGCGAAGTGGCGGGACTGGCCCCAGGCCAGCCCCGGTATAGGATCATGATAGTCGAGGACCAGCGGGAGAATCAGTTGCTGCTTAGCCGGCTGATGACCGACCTCGGCTTGGAGGTCAAAATCGCCGGTAACGGCGAACAATGCCTAACACTGTTCCAAGGCTGGCGTCCCGATTTGATCTGGATGGACAGGCAAATGCCGCTGATGGACGGTATCGAAGCGACTCGGCGCCTGCGGCGATTGCCTGAGGGACAGACGGTCAAGATTGTCGCCGTTACCGCCTCGGCCTTTAAGGAACAACAACAGGAAATGCTCGATGCCGGCATGGACGATTTTGTCAGTAAACCTTACCGCTTCGACGAAATCTATGACTGTTTGGCCCGGCAGCTGGGCTTGAAATACATCTACCAAGGCGACGCACCTGCTGGCGCCAGCCTCCCAGTGATGCCGGCGGATCTGGCCGCATTGCCCGCCACGCTGCGTCAAGAGCTGCGTAACGCCTCGGTAAGCCTGGATTGCAAACGCATCGCGAAAGTTATCGCCCAAATCGAGGAGACAGACTCAACATTGGGTTGTGCGTTATCGCGCCTTGCCGATTATTTCGACTACCAGAAAATATTGAAATTGCTCGACGAAGCCGATGAAATCCGCCCGAGTGAGCCGTTTTGA